TATACCTAAATATTACCATGGTATTTTTACCAAATATAATGAATTTGTTACCAAATTGTTTCCCAGTGAAATTTTTAAATATTTTTTATTATAAACTTTTTATTATAAACTTGCCATAACCCTTATTGTTAGCTAGTTTTATGCCATCTAACTACCATACCTTATAGAAGATGGAAGCATTTCCAACATTAATATTAAAACCATAATTTCTCATTACAATAATTATATTTATCCATTTTTCAATTCTAAAGTTTGTATTATTTACTATATACCTTCAAACATGCTTGATTATAATCCATTTTCTATAATATATCAATTATATTAATTACATCCAATAACTTTTACATTTAACAAATTTTATTTTAAAGAATTATATTTATACAAAAATAGCAAATAAAATGTATTACACTTTTTATTTGGTACTTTTTTAATGTATAATTTTTCTATTATGGTATTTTTTATATATTGGCGTGATTCCTTTCTATTTAACATAACTATAATTATTAAAAAACACTCATGAGGAAGTTTCTTCAACCACCTCTATGAGTGTTATCAAACCATAATATATATTAAACTATTCAAAATTAAAATTAATTACTAAATGTATATGGTAACAGTTAATATAACATATGTTATATTAACTCTTCCTGTTTACAGTATATATTTAAGTACAAATTTATACTAATTCTATTTATTATTAACTTTTTTCAATTACACTGCCATCCTCGAAAACCTTAAGAACCCCAATAGTTCCTGTTCCTCCTTGTTTTATAAATGATTTTGACTTTGCTATAATCTCATAATATTCTTTACCGTTTTCATTTTTATATTCTGGAATAACTGCATAAGTTATGTCTTCATTATTATCATAATAATTTCTAGCATATTGCAATGTTTGTGATTGATTAAATTTACCATTATTGGTACCTTCCTTAGAACTCTCTGATACTTTATCACTCCATCCATTTGCCATATATAAATATTACTATTATTATTTTTCCAAGTTTAACAATTTTATTGCCAAGTTGTTTCCAAATAAAACTTTTAATGTATTTTTATATTCCCCTTTATTATATATTTTCATAAGTTATTAAATTGATCCAAAAAAATAAAAAATAGCTATCCCATAACCTATGAGATAACTATTTTTTTATCTTTAAATGTTTCATAATTATACTTCAAATACGTTACTTAAAGTAAAATTTATAACCTATTAAAATAGGATTTACTTAAATATCTTAATACGTTCTTCTAATGGCTGGAATTCCTTTTCACCTGGTTTTTCTGTTGGCTTACCAAAAGGCATTTGCGCAATTAACTTCCAGTTTTCTGGTACACTCCATTCTTTCTTTACATCAGTTTCGATAAGTTCATTATAATGTTGTAATGATGCTCCAAATATATAATTTTTTTATTATTTATAAATAAACTTTTATATTAATCTTGTTTTTTCATTTCTAAAATTAAAATATGAGAAGTTTCTTGTGCTTTAATTAAAATATCTTCCTCAACTATTTCCATTCCAGCCCTTTTATTTAATTCAATTTCATTAATTAATGAATCTCCTTCTATTTGAATTAAGTAGGCTTGTCTTCCTCCCTTTACTGAGAAACTAATCTCTTTTCCTTTTTCAAATTCTAAGGAATACACATTCATATCTTGATTTATTTTTATTGGTGTATCACCATTTTTACTTGAAACCATATGAAGCCATTTGTTTTGTCTATCATCCCAATTGAATCTGTAATCTCCATAATTAGGCTTATATCCTTGTTTACCAGGGAAGATCCATATTTGCAAAAACCTTAATGTGTCTTTTCCAAGATTATTTTCACTATGATAAACCCCTGTTCCTGCACTCATATATTGAACATGGCCACGAGTTATAGTATTTTTATTACCCATGCTATCTCCATGAGTAAGTTCACCATTAACAACATATGATATTATTTCCATATCCCTATGAGGATGAGTATTAAATCCAGTATTTGATTGAACTAAATCATCATTTATAACTCTTAAAGCTCCAAAGTTTATATTGCTTGGATTGTAATACTCTGCAAAAGAAAAATGGAATTTACTTCTTAACCAACCAAGATCACTACTCCCCATATTTTTGTTTTCTATTTTTCTTAACATTTTACATCACGCCTATTTAATATTCTTTATAACTTTAATCTAAAATATGACTGTATAGTTTAATTTTTAAAAACCCTTTCCTTACATATAGTTATCTTAATTAAATAGTTCAATTAGTTACATTTAGTAACTAAATTTAGAATAATTAAATCATATTAATCATAATTAGTCAATAGTTTTTTAAAAAAATACTTAAAATAAACAGAATAAATTTACTCAATATTCATTCTATTCATTTTGCTATATCCATTATAAAAAAAATAGTAGCTTTTCATCCAATCTAAAAACTACTATTTTTAATAATAAATATTCTATTTTTTATCCAATAACTGCTCATTATAATACTTTCATATTATTCAAAGTTAGATTATGGAGTGGCTATGATTTCTTGATAACCATTTTCCAAGCTTTAAATGGAATAAAAATTCCATATGAAACTCAGCAATCTGTTTATTACAGATACTATATATAATAAATTACTGTTCTTCTATTGGTACATAAATTTCCATTACAGTATCTTTTCGTCCATGGCATCTCTCATCGTAAAATTCAAAGTCAAATTTACTTTCATCAAAAACATACTCGCTATCTTTAAACCATTCCTCAAATATATATTTCCATGTCTTTTTTATTGCCTCTGAGAAATCATTATTATCCAAATCATTAGATGTATCTACTGGAGGAGTTGTAAAAACAGCATAAGTTGCTTCTGGAACTTCAACTGTTATCACATCATCAGTAACATTATCAAAATTCTCAACTACAACCCCAAGTAAATATACGGCATCTCCATTTTCTCCATTAGCTGAAACACATATTCCTACTTCACCATGTTTTAGTGGATTTAATATCTTATACATTTTGCTTTCTAAATTTTCACCTTCATAATTACTCCAAAATGAAGCTATATCTTTAGTATAATTAATGTTTATAATATTAGTTTTCATTCCATAACCTGCCACTTTAAATGCAGATTTTTTTATAATAACAGGTTCCATAATATGACCCCTAATTTCTATATTTAATCTTTCATTAAAATAATTACCCATGCATTTTATATATTGTTTAGGGCTAAATCCAAATTCCTTTTTAAATGCCTTTGAAAACCCATTATGTGTTTCAAAACCATAATCAAGTGCAATATCTATTATTCTTCTGCCTTTAAACAAATCAAGAGCTGCTAATGAAAGTCTTCTCTTTTTTACATATTCCATTAAAGTCATTCCTTTATTTATATTAAATATTCTTGAAAAATGAAAAACAGAATATCCACATTGATTTGCTATTAATTCCGGGGTTAAATCGCTTTTTATATTTTCTTCAATAAATTCAATACACTCAGATATTGCATTACTATAATTCAACCTATCACCCACCTTATCCCCATAATAATTATAATATACCATTATAATTTGAATAATGGTATTCCTAAATTGCTAAAGTTATTTATTAACATGTATATTAAAAGATTTATGGAGAAACTTTACAAATCAATGAATTTAATCTATCTGAAACTGTAAAAAAGTATAGTCCTACAATTTTTATTTATTCAAACATGTAATAAACTTTTACTTTATTATATATAGGTTATATAGTTTTTTTATGTTTTTTAAAACTTGAAACAATATATGAAATACCTAAAATCATAAAAAATATTCCAAAAAATTTATCAAAAGATTTATTCTTAATTAAGTATGATATTCCAATAGTTGAAAGTATAATTTTCACAAACGCATCTATTATTTCCCACAATGCTCTATTTATTACTTTTCATTTTATTAATTCTAAATCTGTATGCTAAATATGGCATGAAGCTAAAAATAAATAGAACCATATCAATCATTAATATAATTAAAAATATACGTTTTATAAATTTTATAGATATAAAGGATAAACAGATCATTACCATAGAAGCTATTATTAAAGAATAAAGTGACATTTTTCCTGTTCCACTCTTTGCACTTATATATTTATCTATTTCTGACGTACAATCACTATAAATAGGTTTAGTACCAACTTTAGCTGAAAAAATATGCATTTGGTTTCCTATAGAAATAACATGATTCCATCCTGCTTCCTTAAAAATATTAAAATATTCTTTGTCTGCTTCGTTTTGATAATCCAAACTATACACTATATCTTGAGGTTTATCTTTTTTTAATTTATAAAAAAAGCCTCCTACTATACTATCTAGTATCCATCCTTCCCTTGCATAATTTCTTAGCTTTTTCATATCATTTTCTTCACTAAACGCGAGTCCACCAATCATTACATATTTACTTTTCATAAACATTCCCCCTTTTCTACTTTAAAAAATTCTCAGCGAATTTAATCATTTGCTTTTTACGATTAATTTCTTTTATAAGCATTTCTCGACCTTTATTTGTTATTTTATATACTTTTTTATTTTTATCTATGTCCGAATTTAGTGTTACCAAGTCTGCTGCTAAAAGTTTTTTCAGCGTTGTATACAGTGATGCAGGACCAATGGTAACTTCACTATTAGTAAACTTCTCAATATCTTTCATAATTAAATACCCATGTTTTTCTTTAATAACACTAGATAAAATATAAAAAGCAGAATCTGTTAGTTCACCAATATCAATAGAATCTTTTCTTGGCATAGAACTCTCCTTCCTATCCTATATCATTTGATAGTATATCATTAAATGATATACTATTAAATACAACATATCATTTAATGATATGTTTGTCAAACATTTCAATTTAGCCCCATGGTATATTTAAATGGAACCCTATGATTAATTCTATATATCATAATATTTTATATTGAATTGAAAAATTTTATATAAAATATTAAATTACTACTTTATACTTTTTTTAAACTTAGAAATTTTCACCTATGAATTAGTCATTTAAAGCTTCTGAATAAATAAAAGTAATTTGAGCCTTTATTTATTCTTTCTTGCACCATTATAGTATTTTAAAAATAATTATAAAAAAGTAGCTATCCTATAACCTATAAGATAGCTAAATATTTATTTGCTGATTTACAATAGTTTATGTGTTTATTACAAAATCAGCTTTTTGCATTTATTCATTTTTAATTAGATATAAATTATTTCTACTCCTGCAAAATTAATATCACCAACTAATGTTAAAGTATTGGTTGTTATTTTATCATTTTTATTTTTTTCACTAATAGCTCCTAAGAATACATTAGTTTTATCCTCAACATTCCAAGTTTTTGGTACATATAATTCTATTCCTGAAAAAGAAGCATTAATCCTAACTATAGCATTACGATCTGTAATAATTGCATTATCAAAATAAACCTTCATGGCTCCAAAAGAGCAATCAAAATCTGCTTTCTCAAAATTATCTGTATTTATATATTTTATACTAGCACCAAATGAACTTTTAAATCTAACATGGCTTTCGTCTTCTATATCAATTTTCTCAAACTTATAATCTTCATGATTATGTTTGTTATTAACCCATTTAGGACGCTTATGAAAAATCATAGAAAGACCAATACTACCAAGTAGTGCTGCAATCAATACAGTCCATGGTGTAATGTTGGTAATACCTAATTGTTTATCATATATTATACAAATAAATGCAATAGGAAATAAAATACCTACAAAATTAATACGAAAAAGACTTTTCACAATAATTACTACCAAAAAAACTGTTAATAATAAACTAAATACATTTACATCAGGGAAGTATCCAAGCTTGCTTATAATTAAGAAGACCCCTCCTAATATAAGTAAAATACCCCAAAAGACTCTCTCTTTTTTCATATCATTTCCTCTTTTCTAATAATTTAATTTTTAATGGTTTATAATAATATCTTGAAACATATACTTGTTTATAAGTATTTTGAAATTCAACCTTACTTGATGATGATATCCTACGTGTTATGGAGTAAATATGATTTGTATTTAGAATTGTTGATTTTGAAACTCTCATAAAATATCCTGGTAAAAATTCTTCAAGCTCATAAAGCTTATATTTCACATTATATATATTGTCAATTGTATGTGCACAAATCCCATTTTCTTCAGTTTCAAAGAATAAAATTTCTTCCAATGAAAGATAATACTCAGTATCACCTTTGTAAAAAGTTATCTGTTTCTTGTGTGACAACATATCATTAAGCAAAACTTGAATATTTTTAACATCTTCGCTTAGTTCACTACATCTAATAATAACTTCATCTTCTTCAATTTTATTATATACTTCAATTCGTATTCTCATATTTCCACTCCCTATATTTTTTATTATATTAACTGT
Above is a window of Clostridium sporogenes DNA encoding:
- a CDS encoding pirin family protein, translating into MLRKIENKNMGSSDLGWLRSKFHFSFAEYYNPSNINFGALRVINDDLVQSNTGFNTHPHRDMEIISYVVNGELTHGDSMGNKNTITRGHVQYMSAGTGVYHSENNLGKDTLRFLQIWIFPGKQGYKPNYGDYRFNWDDRQNKWLHMVSSKNGDTPIKINQDMNVYSLEFEKGKEISFSVKGGRQAYLIQIEGDSLINEIELNKRAGMEIVEEDILIKAQETSHILILEMKKQD
- a CDS encoding AraC family transcriptional regulator, translated to MNYSNAISECIEFIEENIKSDLTPELIANQCGYSVFHFSRIFNINKGMTLMEYVKKRRLSLAALDLFKGRRIIDIALDYGFETHNGFSKAFKKEFGFSPKQYIKCMGNYFNERLNIEIRGHIMEPVIIKKSAFKVAGYGMKTNIININYTKDIASFWSNYEGENLESKMYKILNPLKHGEVGICVSANGENGDAVYLLGVVVENFDNVTDDVITVEVPEATYAVFTTPPVDTSNDLDNNDFSEAIKKTWKYIFEEWFKDSEYVFDESKFDFEFYDERCHGRKDTVMEIYVPIEEQ
- a CDS encoding DUF2812 domain-containing protein — its product is MKSKYVMIGGLAFSEENDMKKLRNYAREGWILDSIVGGFFYKLKKDKPQDIVYSLDYQNEADKEYFNIFKEAGWNHVISIGNQMHIFSAKVGTKPIYSDCTSEIDKYISAKSGTGKMSLYSLIIASMVMICLSFISIKFIKRIFLIILMIDMVLFIFSFMPYLAYRFRINKMKSNK
- a CDS encoding PadR family transcriptional regulator, which translates into the protein MPRKDSIDIGELTDSAFYILSSVIKEKHGYLIMKDIEKFTNSEVTIGPASLYTTLKKLLAADLVTLNSDIDKNKKVYKITNKGREMLIKEINRKKQMIKFAENFLK
- a CDS encoding LytTR family transcriptional regulator, yielding MRIRIEVYNKIEEDEVIIRCSELSEDVKNIQVLLNDMLSHKKQITFYKGDTEYYLSLEEILFFETEENGICAHTIDNIYNVKYKLYELEEFLPGYFMRVSKSTILNTNHIYSITRRISSSSKVEFQNTYKQVYVSRYYYKPLKIKLLEKRK